Proteins encoded in a region of the Haloarcula sp. CBA1129 genome:
- a CDS encoding AAA family ATPase, with product MSLPPYIYADRRVPDEETVRETLDQRTMTAFGDTEKLERLHRVFYPVFKVDYEYETGEGKLFGTTTKSETAFLDGLWADNDRAVSQYVDDTDAVVRRATGDYDFGRSDPALGRSVLLQFQVTDDDARSLLPQRVAEYREQRHDSAAGAANVFLRKLRESYGLPGDFDPDGFDGVTAVERLYLPFWLAEYHSPDSTDVKLVTFRDPDAPTDDLQRHGWLAEFLSAEPRRLAEYGYEVNPDRLERNIRERIDQPDEPGSAGTSRNSNSSRGSSGDSDDGAPSINRERPSDDGTVVQPDGVDMQADGLVDPDPTRSFADVGGMSELLQTLNHKVVRPLQDPTAFEEYGIGVVNGVLLHGPPGCGKTHVAGALAGEVDHAFIEVTPADVTSKYMGEPAQKVEELFQIARANAPCILFIDEIDGIAGARDGDSNMNSSEQQLVNQLLTELEGIADEDVVVLGATNLVEDVDDAIRRSGRFDERVEVPPPDPAARTQILEIHLAGRPTADDIDLAPIVEETAGFAASDIELLAEDAARKALRADAPIGTDHLMQAATETDTSIPDWVDPEMVAENGVVQPDGVDLQASSLVETDPGRDFGDVGGMGELKARLEDTVIDPLENTDTYAEYGIDVLSGLLLYGPPGCGKTHLAGALAGELDHSFVEISPADVTSKWMGEPARNVAEVFEVARANAPCVLFIDEIDGIAGSRRGSMNTSEQQLVNQLLTELEGAAAEDVVVVAATNFVEDIDAALRRSGRFDERVEVPPPDAEARKQILDIHLQERPVAGDIDWDAIVEPTAGYAASDLELLAEDAARHALRDGSDITQAHLETAVWETHSSIADWDDRDRYQGAEGTADLGLGP from the coding sequence ATGAGCCTGCCGCCGTACATCTACGCCGACCGTCGGGTACCTGACGAGGAGACCGTCAGAGAAACCCTCGACCAGCGGACGATGACCGCCTTCGGCGACACCGAGAAACTGGAACGACTCCATCGGGTGTTCTATCCGGTGTTCAAGGTCGACTACGAGTACGAGACCGGCGAGGGCAAACTGTTCGGCACGACGACGAAGTCCGAGACAGCGTTTCTCGACGGCCTCTGGGCGGACAACGACCGGGCGGTGTCCCAGTACGTCGATGACACCGACGCGGTGGTCCGCCGAGCGACGGGCGACTACGACTTCGGCCGCAGCGACCCGGCGCTTGGCCGCTCCGTCCTGTTGCAGTTTCAGGTCACCGACGACGACGCCCGGTCGCTGCTGCCCCAGCGTGTCGCGGAGTACCGCGAGCAGCGCCACGACTCCGCCGCGGGCGCGGCGAACGTGTTCCTCCGAAAGCTCAGAGAGTCTTACGGGCTCCCCGGGGATTTCGACCCCGACGGGTTCGACGGTGTGACCGCCGTCGAGCGCCTGTATCTTCCCTTCTGGCTCGCTGAGTACCACTCGCCAGACAGCACGGACGTCAAGCTCGTCACCTTCCGGGACCCTGATGCCCCGACCGACGACTTGCAGCGCCACGGCTGGCTCGCAGAGTTCCTCAGCGCCGAGCCTCGGCGGCTGGCCGAGTACGGCTACGAGGTCAACCCTGACCGGCTCGAACGGAACATCCGCGAACGGATCGACCAGCCCGACGAACCCGGCTCGGCTGGAACGAGCCGGAACTCTAATTCCAGCCGTGGCAGTTCCGGCGACAGCGACGACGGAGCGCCCTCGATAAACCGCGAGCGACCCTCGGACGACGGGACAGTGGTCCAGCCCGACGGCGTCGACATGCAGGCCGACGGGCTGGTCGACCCCGACCCGACCCGGAGCTTCGCCGACGTGGGCGGAATGTCGGAGCTGTTGCAGACGCTGAACCACAAGGTTGTCCGGCCGCTACAGGACCCGACCGCCTTCGAGGAGTACGGTATCGGCGTGGTCAACGGTGTCCTCTTGCACGGGCCGCCCGGCTGTGGGAAGACACACGTCGCCGGCGCGCTCGCTGGCGAAGTCGACCACGCCTTCATCGAGGTCACGCCCGCCGACGTGACGAGCAAGTACATGGGTGAACCCGCACAGAAGGTCGAGGAACTGTTCCAGATCGCCCGCGCGAACGCCCCCTGTATCCTCTTCATCGACGAGATTGACGGCATCGCCGGCGCACGCGACGGCGACAGCAACATGAACAGCAGCGAGCAGCAACTGGTGAATCAGCTCCTCACCGAACTCGAAGGGATTGCCGACGAGGACGTGGTGGTGCTCGGCGCGACGAACCTCGTCGAGGACGTGGACGACGCGATTCGCCGCTCGGGCCGGTTCGACGAGCGGGTCGAGGTCCCGCCGCCGGACCCCGCGGCACGAACGCAGATTCTGGAGATACACCTCGCCGGTCGGCCGACGGCGGACGACATCGATTTGGCCCCCATCGTCGAGGAGACGGCCGGCTTCGCGGCCAGCGACATCGAACTCCTCGCCGAGGACGCCGCCCGGAAGGCGTTGCGGGCCGACGCTCCCATCGGGACGGACCACCTCATGCAGGCTGCCACAGAGACCGACACCAGTATCCCGGACTGGGTCGACCCCGAGATGGTCGCCGAGAACGGCGTCGTCCAGCCCGACGGCGTCGACCTGCAGGCCAGTTCGCTCGTCGAGACCGACCCCGGACGCGACTTCGGCGATGTGGGCGGAATGGGTGAACTGAAGGCCCGACTGGAAGACACGGTCATCGACCCGCTTGAGAACACCGACACCTACGCCGAGTACGGCATCGACGTGCTCTCCGGGCTGTTGCTGTACGGTCCGCCCGGCTGCGGGAAGACCCACCTCGCCGGCGCGCTCGCGGGAGAACTCGACCATAGCTTCGTCGAAATAAGCCCCGCAGACGTGACCAGCAAATGGATGGGCGAGCCGGCCCGCAACGTCGCCGAGGTGTTCGAGGTGGCCCGCGCGAACGCCCCCTGCGTGCTGTTTATCGACGAAATCGACGGCATCGCGGGGTCGCGGCGCGGCTCGATGAACACGAGCGAGCAGCAGCTGGTCAATCAGCTGCTCACAGAACTCGAAGGCGCGGCGGCCGAGGACGTCGTCGTGGTCGCGGCGACGAACTTCGTCGAGGACATCGACGCGGCGCTCCGGCGCTCGGGCCGCTTCGACGAACGTGTCGAGGTCCCGCCGCCGGACGCCGAGGCCCGCAAGCAGATTCTGGATATCCACCTGCAGGAGCGTCCCGTCGCCGGTGACATCGACTGGGACGCCATCGTCGAGCCGACGGCCGGCTACGCCGCCAGTGACCTCGAACTCCTCGCCGAGGACGCCGCGCGGCACGCCTTGCGAGACGGCTCGGACATAACCCAGGCGCACCTCGAAACTGCCGTCTGGGAGACGCATTCGAGCATCGCCGACTGGGACGACCGGGACCGCTATCAGGGAGCGGAGGGGACTGCTGACCTCGGACTTGGACCGTAG
- the hutH gene encoding histidine ammonia-lyase, translating into MTADVVLDGESLTPAEVVAVARNGATVTVAETARERIRESRERVESVLDSDEAVYGVTTGFGDLVDERIPHEDLDSLQRNLLRSHAAAVGRELTTEEVRAMMVTRANTLAKGYSGIRESVVDLLVAMLDAGVHPVVPSRGSLGASGDLAPLAHMSLVLIGEGEAEVEGDRLPGDEALDAAGLEPVTLRAKEGLALINGTQLSVGVAALLLTDAERLVAAADIAGALTTEVTLSSTVPSHEAITAVRPHTGQAASARNIRRLTADSDVIASHRNCDRVQDAYAMRCLPQVHGAVRDAVAHLREAVEVELNSATDNPLVFPREGERSESSGRASGSERREASREAGVVSVDDRATGSDSAAVLSGGNFHGAVLAMRLDYLTNALTELAAISERRTDRMLNPNLQEPHLPPFLTERSGVRSGYMIAQYTAAALLNECRSFGRPSMDNTPVSGNQEDHVSMSAQSAYLARNAARNAASILGVELCCGAQAADFVDDDLELGVGSAEAYDAVRSVVPALTEDRPIHADIEAASALVESPAFLERVAGALDAELE; encoded by the coding sequence ATGACCGCCGACGTTGTCCTCGACGGCGAGTCGCTCACACCCGCCGAGGTGGTCGCCGTCGCCCGGAACGGTGCGACCGTCACGGTTGCCGAGACCGCCCGTGAGCGAATTCGTGAGTCCCGCGAGCGCGTCGAGAGCGTGCTTGACAGCGACGAGGCGGTGTACGGCGTCACCACCGGCTTCGGCGACCTCGTCGACGAGCGCATCCCACACGAGGACCTCGATTCCCTCCAGCGGAACCTCCTTCGGAGCCACGCCGCCGCCGTCGGCCGGGAGTTGACGACAGAGGAAGTCCGGGCGATGATGGTCACGCGGGCGAACACGCTGGCGAAGGGGTATTCGGGCATCCGTGAGTCGGTCGTCGATTTGCTGGTGGCGATGCTCGACGCAGGTGTTCACCCGGTTGTCCCATCGCGGGGCAGCCTCGGCGCGAGCGGCGACCTCGCGCCACTCGCCCATATGTCGCTAGTGCTCATCGGCGAGGGGGAAGCCGAGGTCGAGGGGGACCGACTGCCCGGCGACGAGGCGCTCGACGCGGCCGGCCTCGAACCGGTGACGCTCCGGGCCAAGGAGGGGTTGGCGCTCATCAACGGGACGCAGCTGAGCGTCGGCGTTGCCGCCCTCCTCCTCACCGACGCCGAACGACTGGTCGCCGCCGCCGACATCGCTGGCGCGCTCACGACGGAGGTGACCCTCTCCTCGACGGTGCCATCCCACGAAGCCATCACCGCCGTCCGGCCCCACACCGGACAGGCCGCGAGTGCGCGAAACATCCGGCGGCTGACGGCCGACTCCGACGTGATTGCGTCCCACCGGAACTGCGACCGCGTGCAGGACGCCTATGCGATGCGCTGTCTGCCGCAGGTCCACGGCGCGGTCCGTGACGCCGTCGCCCACCTCCGGGAGGCTGTCGAGGTCGAGCTTAACAGCGCGACGGACAATCCGCTGGTGTTTCCCCGCGAGGGCGAGCGCAGTGAGTCCTCGGGCCGAGCGAGCGGGAGCGAGCGACGTGAGGCGAGCCGCGAGGCAGGGGTTGTGAGCGTCGACGACCGGGCCACCGGCTCCGACAGCGCGGCCGTGCTCTCCGGTGGGAACTTCCACGGGGCGGTGCTCGCCATGCGCCTCGACTATCTGACGAACGCGCTCACCGAACTCGCGGCCATCTCGGAGCGCCGGACCGACAGAATGCTCAATCCGAATCTACAGGAGCCACACCTCCCGCCGTTTCTCACCGAGCGAAGTGGGGTCCGCTCGGGCTACATGATTGCACAGTACACCGCTGCGGCGCTGTTAAACGAATGCCGGTCCTTCGGCCGGCCCTCGATGGATAACACCCCCGTCAGCGGCAATCAGGAGGACCACGTCAGCATGAGCGCGCAGTCGGCCTATCTGGCCCGAAACGCAGCGCGAAACGCCGCTTCGATTCTCGGCGTCGAGCTGTGCTGTGGAGCACAGGCCGCCGACTTCGTCGATGACGACCTCGAACTGGGCGTCGGGTCGGCAGAGGCCTACGATGCCGTCCGTTCGGTGGTGCCGGCGCTTACCGAGGACCGCCCGATACACGCGGACATCGAGGCCGCGAGCGCACTCGTCGAGTCACCGGCGTTTCTGGAGCGGGTCGCCGGAGCGCTCGACGCTGAACTAGAGTGA
- the hutI gene encoding imidazolonepropionase — protein sequence MTSLDAVVYGAGELVTGPAADGHGLETYEDGAVAIVDGTVAAVGPTPEVTAEYPPESASHAVDADGQAVVPGFVDPHTHALFAGDRSDEFAAKLRGKSYQDILADGGGILRTVRAVRDADAETLLSNLLAHLDTMLAHGTTTVEVKSGYGLDTETELRMLRVIDSADTVHPVDVVPTFMGAHAVPEGWDADDYTAAVIDEQLPAVESQDIAEFCDVFCEEGVFSVSQSRRILEAGAAAGLTPKVHAEELAHIGGTQLAADVGAASADHLLHATDDDIDALVESGVTPVLLPGTAFGLGAEYADAEAFLDAGASVAVATDFNPNCHSHSMGFALSLACVEMGLTPAEALIAGTKHAALALDRTDGLGTLREGAPGDVVVLAAPSHVHIPYQYGTNVVDTVLKDGSVVSTPTHESYDRDMQP from the coding sequence ATGACAAGCCTCGATGCCGTGGTCTACGGTGCAGGCGAACTCGTCACGGGGCCGGCGGCGGACGGTCACGGTCTGGAGACCTACGAGGATGGCGCAGTCGCCATCGTGGACGGCACTGTCGCCGCCGTCGGTCCGACACCGGAGGTAACCGCCGAATACCCGCCGGAGAGCGCCAGCCACGCTGTCGACGCCGACGGGCAGGCCGTCGTTCCGGGCTTCGTCGACCCCCACACCCACGCGCTGTTCGCCGGCGACCGCTCGGACGAGTTCGCTGCCAAACTGCGCGGGAAGTCCTATCAGGACATCCTCGCCGACGGCGGCGGCATCCTCCGAACGGTCCGAGCGGTCAGGGACGCAGATGCGGAAACGCTGCTGTCGAACCTGCTGGCCCATCTCGACACCATGCTCGCTCACGGGACGACGACGGTCGAGGTGAAGTCCGGCTACGGGCTCGACACGGAGACGGAGCTACGGATGCTCCGGGTTATCGACAGCGCCGACACCGTCCATCCCGTCGACGTGGTCCCGACGTTCATGGGCGCACACGCTGTTCCCGAGGGCTGGGACGCCGACGACTACACCGCGGCAGTCATTGACGAACAGCTACCGGCCGTCGAATCGCAGGACATCGCCGAGTTCTGCGACGTGTTCTGCGAGGAGGGGGTCTTCTCAGTCTCGCAGTCCCGGCGTATCCTCGAAGCAGGCGCAGCCGCCGGGCTGACGCCGAAGGTTCACGCCGAGGAACTGGCCCACATCGGCGGGACCCAGTTGGCGGCTGACGTGGGCGCGGCCAGTGCCGACCACCTCTTGCACGCCACAGACGACGACATCGATGCGCTTGTCGAGTCGGGCGTGACACCGGTCCTCCTGCCCGGGACGGCGTTCGGCCTCGGAGCGGAATACGCCGACGCCGAGGCATTCCTCGACGCGGGCGCGTCGGTCGCCGTCGCGACGGATTTCAATCCGAACTGCCACAGCCACAGCATGGGCTTTGCGCTGTCGCTTGCCTGCGTCGAGATGGGACTGACGCCGGCCGAAGCCCTGATTGCGGGAACGAAACACGCCGCGCTCGCACTGGACAGGACCGATGGTCTGGGGACGCTCCGGGAGGGTGCGCCCGGTGACGTTGTCGTCCTTGCCGCGCCGAGTCACGTCCACATTCCCTACCAGTACGGGACCAACGTCGTCGACACCGTCCTGAAAGACGGCTCGGTCGTCAGCACCCCAACACATGAGTCATACGACCGGGATATGCAACCATGA
- the hutG gene encoding formimidoylglutamase, with protein sequence MTDLTAPSPWTGPSGDPNDEQFGEIVEPATLATADEYDAVLVGEPYDGAVIGRPGARAGPAALRRELGGTKTQHIERGPVHSVADLGDIAVPAGGVERVQSAVRSVTAQIHATSAVPVFLGGDNSLTFPNAAPLLAHETVGAISFDAHLDCRAVRDEPTSGTPYRQLHDAGLDTLAVVGARHFETSTAYHDYLAEQGGTVLPPESVAGDPAGAVDDALAALGDVDAVYVSLDLDVLDAAAAPGVSAPTPGGLSTRELFRMLGRIASDDRIAGFEVVECAPPLDAGDRTARAGARAVAHFLSGLGGGR encoded by the coding sequence ATGACTGACCTGACAGCCCCGTCGCCGTGGACCGGCCCGTCCGGCGACCCGAACGACGAGCAGTTCGGTGAAATCGTCGAGCCGGCCACGCTCGCGACCGCTGACGAGTACGACGCTGTGCTGGTGGGCGAGCCATACGACGGCGCAGTCATCGGGCGGCCGGGCGCGCGTGCCGGCCCAGCGGCTCTCCGGCGCGAACTCGGCGGTACGAAGACACAGCACATCGAACGCGGACCGGTCCACTCAGTCGCCGACCTCGGTGACATTGCGGTTCCGGCTGGCGGCGTCGAACGGGTCCAGAGTGCCGTCCGTTCGGTGACGGCCCAGATCCATGCAACGAGCGCGGTGCCGGTGTTTCTCGGTGGCGATAACTCACTGACGTTCCCGAACGCCGCGCCGCTGTTGGCTCACGAAACCGTCGGCGCGATCAGCTTCGATGCCCATCTCGATTGCCGCGCCGTTCGGGACGAACCGACCAGTGGGACACCGTACCGGCAACTCCACGATGCGGGCCTCGACACGCTGGCCGTTGTCGGTGCACGACACTTCGAAACCTCGACAGCGTACCACGACTACCTCGCCGAGCAGGGTGGGACAGTCCTGCCGCCTGAGTCGGTGGCCGGTGATCCCGCTGGCGCGGTGGATGACGCGCTCGCCGCGCTCGGTGACGTAGACGCTGTCTACGTGAGTCTGGACCTCGACGTACTCGACGCCGCGGCTGCACCGGGCGTGAGCGCGCCGACACCGGGCGGCCTCTCGACGCGAGAACTGTTCCGGATGCTGGGCCGCATCGCATCCGACGACCGTATCGCCGGGTTCGAGGTGGTCGAGTGCGCACCGCCGCTGGATGCTGGGGACCGGACCGCCCGCGCCGGGGCCCGTGCCGTCGCGCACTTCCTCAGCGGTCTGGGAGGTGGCCGATGA
- the hutU gene encoding urocanate hydratase, translating into MAHQSAPDGDTDGIGPPSEQWQEYQGAPTGTDIECEGWRQEAALRMLNNNLDPEVAEKPEELVVYGGTGRAARSWDAYDTIVDELRELGDTETLLVQSGKPVGRFETHEKAPRVLIANSNLVGKWDTWEHFHELEAKGQIMYGQMTAGSWAYIGTQGIIQGTYETLAALASEHYPDNDGLRGKIVVTGGLGGMGGAQPLAVTMNHGVCIAAEVDEDRIDRRIETGYCQEKTDDLDEAIERAQRAAQNDEPYSVGVHMNAAEMLAAMLERDFVPDVVTDQTSAHDELEGYYPAGYTVDEADRLRERDPETYVAESLETMERHVEGILELQDRGAIAFEYGNNIRGQVEDHRDLDTAFDFPGFVPAYIRPLFCEGKGPFRWAALSGDPADIHRTDDAIKELFPEKDDLHRWIDLAQEQVSFQGLPSRVCWLGYATEDGLTERARLALRINELVADGAISAPVVVTRDHLDAGSVASPHRETEAMKDGTDAVADWPILNALLNCAAGADIVSVHDGGGVGIGNSLHTNNHVVLDGSDLAAEKARRVFTTDPGMGVIRHVDAGYEVAQDAADENDVAVPMRDRNRGR; encoded by the coding sequence ATGGCACATCAATCAGCACCCGACGGCGACACGGACGGCATCGGTCCGCCCTCCGAACAGTGGCAGGAATATCAGGGTGCGCCCACCGGCACCGACATCGAGTGTGAAGGGTGGCGACAGGAGGCCGCGCTGCGGATGCTGAACAACAATCTCGACCCCGAAGTGGCCGAGAAGCCGGAAGAACTGGTCGTCTACGGCGGGACCGGGCGCGCGGCCCGGTCATGGGACGCCTACGACACCATCGTCGACGAACTCCGTGAACTCGGCGACACCGAAACGCTGCTCGTCCAGAGCGGCAAGCCGGTGGGTCGCTTCGAAACCCACGAGAAGGCCCCGCGTGTCCTCATCGCCAACTCGAACCTCGTCGGCAAGTGGGACACTTGGGAACACTTCCACGAACTCGAAGCGAAGGGGCAGATCATGTACGGCCAGATGACCGCCGGTTCGTGGGCCTATATCGGTACGCAGGGCATCATTCAGGGAACCTACGAGACGCTGGCCGCCCTCGCGAGCGAGCACTACCCGGACAACGACGGTCTGCGCGGCAAAATCGTCGTCACCGGTGGCCTCGGCGGCATGGGCGGCGCACAGCCGCTTGCGGTGACGATGAACCACGGCGTCTGCATCGCGGCCGAGGTCGACGAAGACCGTATCGACCGGCGTATCGAAACCGGGTATTGCCAAGAGAAGACCGACGATCTGGACGAGGCCATCGAGCGGGCGCAGAGGGCCGCCCAAAACGACGAGCCGTACAGCGTCGGCGTCCACATGAACGCTGCCGAGATGCTTGCGGCGATGCTCGAACGGGACTTCGTCCCCGACGTAGTCACCGACCAGACAAGCGCGCACGACGAACTCGAAGGGTACTACCCTGCTGGCTACACCGTCGACGAAGCCGACCGACTCCGCGAACGCGACCCCGAAACGTACGTCGCGGAGAGTCTTGAGACGATGGAGCGCCATGTCGAGGGCATTCTGGAACTGCAGGATAGGGGTGCTATCGCCTTCGAGTACGGCAACAACATCCGTGGACAGGTCGAGGACCACCGCGACCTCGACACCGCGTTCGACTTCCCGGGGTTCGTTCCCGCGTACATCCGCCCGCTGTTCTGTGAGGGCAAGGGGCCGTTCCGCTGGGCCGCGCTCTCGGGCGACCCTGCAGACATCCATCGGACTGACGACGCAATCAAAGAGCTGTTCCCCGAGAAGGACGACCTGCACCGCTGGATCGACCTCGCTCAGGAGCAGGTGTCGTTCCAAGGGCTCCCCTCGCGCGTGTGCTGGCTGGGCTATGCGACCGAGGACGGGCTGACCGAACGCGCCCGCCTCGCGCTCCGTATCAACGAACTCGTCGCTGACGGGGCGATTTCGGCACCCGTTGTCGTCACGCGAGACCACCTAGATGCCGGGAGCGTCGCCTCGCCACACCGCGAAACTGAGGCGATGAAAGACGGGACCGACGCCGTCGCCGACTGGCCGATCCTGAACGCCTTGCTGAACTGCGCCGCCGGCGCGGACATCGTCAGCGTCCACGACGGCGGCGGCGTCGGCATCGGTAACTCGCTGCACACGAACAACCACGTTGTCCTCGATGGCTCCGATCTCGCCGCCGAGAAGGCCCGCCGCGTGTTCACGACTGACCCCGGGATGGGCGTCATTCGCCACGTCGACGCCGGCTACGAGGTCGCACAGGACGCCGCCGACGAGAACGACGTTGCGGTCCCAATGCGCGACCGCAACCGTGGCCGATGA
- a CDS encoding helix-turn-helix domain-containing protein, protein MYEAVFRVYGDGAYEVATDGTGTIIELWCNDHSDLLHVSGRDVDDVLAEVRETVGIGERLAKGNEQVLVTEDCLKSHLDNNVERYLASAGCLLVPPLKYAEGGKLVRALALSADSLSAVYRALAAEFDVTVESKREVQSVTPDAPLLTVDAVLPDLSPRQREVFLAAYEGGYYELPRETTTEAVAARVGVERRTAEDHLRRAEKKLAEALVEYL, encoded by the coding sequence ATGTACGAGGCCGTGTTCCGCGTCTACGGCGATGGGGCCTACGAGGTGGCGACGGACGGGACGGGGACCATCATCGAACTGTGGTGCAACGACCACAGCGACCTGCTGCACGTCAGCGGCCGCGACGTGGACGACGTGCTTGCGGAGGTGCGGGAGACGGTCGGTATCGGCGAGCGCCTCGCGAAAGGCAACGAGCAGGTGCTGGTCACCGAGGACTGCCTGAAGTCCCATCTCGATAACAACGTGGAGCGGTATCTGGCGAGCGCAGGCTGTCTCCTCGTGCCGCCGCTGAAGTACGCGGAGGGCGGGAAGCTGGTCCGGGCGCTCGCACTCAGCGCCGACTCGCTGTCAGCGGTGTACCGGGCGCTGGCTGCCGAGTTCGACGTGACGGTCGAGTCCAAGCGCGAGGTGCAGTCGGTGACACCGGACGCGCCGCTGTTGACGGTTGACGCGGTGTTGCCGGACCTCTCGCCGCGCCAGCGCGAGGTGTTCCTGGCGGCATACGAGGGCGGTTACTACGAACTGCCCCGCGAGACGACGACCGAAGCCGTCGCGGCGCGCGTGGGCGTGGAGCGCCGAACCGCGGAGGACCACCTGCGGCGGGCGGAGAAAAAGCTAGCCGAGGCGCTGGTGGAGTACTTATAA
- a CDS encoding YjiH family protein → MSTETSRTYTVDTEPSARDIDDIDLHEYDARPILKFLVAFIVGGVFFLLPVPYQGEVTVPFDIVVSAITGTFPTAVGVYSFAIIVAGGVVTTLAMVGDEDIAGYDLSYFETSGVFWALRVAGLLLAPVMFFKLGPEWLHTPSTGGLMWGTLVYSVGVIIPIGAIFITIFVELGGLEFVGTLARPVMRPLFKVPGRAALDSLASWVGSYSVGLYVTRNVFEQGGYHKRDVFTIATCFSTVSIGFVGVVAATLEMLPQFPLIFGAYFLCVVITGAILVRLPPISTTPAEYIAEPDPEVAFSGSPTDYVRLAISEAVGKAKEGETFAQAAKRGFVDGLKLTSLILGTILAVGLAATLLSAHTPVFDILGRPLTPVIAALGIPNAEVIAPATIVGITEMYVPVLLVTETATKAKFFVGVLAVSQLIFFSSVGPMTMDMFSDVPIRFRDLVALFVMRTVILVPLIAGITHALAALGLL, encoded by the coding sequence ATGTCTACCGAGACAAGCCGGACGTACACGGTCGACACGGAACCGAGCGCCAGAGACATCGATGACATCGACCTCCATGAGTACGACGCGCGGCCGATACTGAAGTTCCTCGTCGCCTTCATCGTCGGCGGTGTGTTCTTCCTTCTCCCCGTTCCGTATCAGGGGGAGGTCACGGTGCCGTTCGACATCGTCGTCAGCGCGATCACCGGAACGTTCCCAACCGCCGTCGGCGTCTACTCGTTCGCCATTATCGTCGCAGGCGGGGTGGTGACGACGCTGGCGATGGTCGGTGACGAGGACATCGCGGGCTATGACCTGTCGTACTTCGAGACCTCGGGCGTGTTCTGGGCGCTCCGGGTCGCCGGCCTGCTGCTCGCGCCGGTGATGTTCTTCAAGCTCGGTCCCGAGTGGCTGCATACGCCGAGCACCGGTGGCCTGATGTGGGGGACCCTCGTGTACAGCGTCGGAGTCATCATCCCCATCGGGGCCATCTTCATCACTATCTTCGTCGAACTCGGCGGGCTGGAGTTCGTCGGGACGCTCGCCCGCCCTGTCATGCGCCCGCTGTTCAAAGTGCCCGGTCGGGCGGCGCTCGACAGCCTCGCCTCTTGGGTCGGCTCCTACAGCGTCGGCCTCTACGTGACGCGAAACGTCTTCGAGCAGGGCGGTTACCACAAGCGCGACGTGTTCACCATCGCGACGTGCTTCTCGACTGTCTCCATCGGGTTCGTCGGCGTCGTCGCCGCGACACTCGAGATGCTCCCGCAGTTCCCGCTCATCTTCGGCGCGTACTTCCTCTGTGTCGTCATCACCGGGGCCATCCTCGTCCGACTGCCGCCCATCTCGACGACGCCCGCGGAGTACATCGCAGAGCCGGACCCCGAAGTCGCCTTTTCGGGGTCGCCAACGGACTACGTCCGGCTCGCAATCAGCGAAGCCGTCGGGAAGGCGAAGGAGGGCGAGACGTTCGCACAGGCTGCCAAGCGTGGGTTCGTCGACGGTCTGAAGCTCACCAGCCTCATCCTCGGAACGATCCTCGCCGTCGGCCTCGCCGCCACGCTGCTGTCGGCGCACACGCCGGTGTTCGACATCCTCGGTCGCCCGCTGACGCCGGTCATCGCCGCGCTGGGCATCCCCAACGCCGAGGTGATCGCGCCGGCGACCATCGTCGGCATTACCGAGATGTACGTCCCGGTCCTGCTGGTGACCGAGACGGCGACGAAAGCGAAGTTCTTCGTCGGCGTACTCGCCGTCTCTCAGCTCATCTTCTTCTCCAGTGTCGGCCCGATGACGATGGATATGTTCAGCGACGTGCCCATCCGCTTCCGTGACCTCGTCGCGCTGTTCGTCATGCGAACGGTCATCCTCGTGCCGCTCATCGCCGGCATCACGCACGCGCTGGCCGCCCTCGGCCTGTTATAA